GATCCGCACCATGCAATCATTGAGAAGATCTTCGACATACAGTGGATTGGCCGCCTCTCCGACCGCGGCCAGGGCGTTCTGAATCAGATCTTGCACACCATCGTCCAACGGGACGGAGAGTGCGGGAAAGTCTGCGGCAGCGTCACCAAGAGGGAAGTCCTCTGTCAGTTCTTTGACGAATTTCTGATAGACTTCACTAGCCACGATGTTCTCCCAACTAAACGAATACGTCCGACGCGAAGATACGCGCCGACTTACTGTTACTGGAGGATGCCGCCGTCTCTGCCGATCGGGCAATAAAGCTCAGGCGCGTGTCAACGTTTTGCCGACCATAAGGTTGTGTCAAGCCCTGATGCGATCAGTAGGCTGACCTGAGTGGTATTTCGCGACTCCCGCAGGGTGAGCCGTTCATTCCAAGTCAGCTCAGCTTCACATTTGGTGGCGGCAGCTAGAAGGCGGCGCACACGCACTGTGTCTCGAATATGCTCCCGTTAGGCAAGCGGGACATTGATCACCTGGCCAACATAGAGACGGTCGGGATCAAGGATGGTTGTCCTGTTGAGTGCGAGAATTTCGACGCGTCGTGCTGGATCGCCGAGTAGAACCTTGGCGATCTTCGCCAGCTGGTCTCCTGGAGCGACGACGTACCTCCGAAACTCGCGGGTGCCCGCCTTAATGTTGGCGACCTTCTCGCCAGGCACGCCGTATGACCCTCGGACTTGAAATTCCCATGGCTCGAAGCTCTCGATCGCCCCAATGCCCGCGGCGACTGACTTGAGCGACTTTGGTCGATAGGGCGCCTTCTCCGGCGTCAGGTCTCCGGGCGCGGCCGAGCGGATGATCGCGCTGCGCGAGACCTCGTGCAGCCCCTGGGGTCCCTTGCGGTCCTCCCGCGGTAGCAATCGCATGGCGATCTCGGCTGGGGTCCAGCCGACGTTCGAGGCATTCTCCAGAGGTGCGAGGACATCTGGCTTCACGCCCCAGATGCGCGAGACCGTAGAGGTGTCCAGCTCGAGATCAGCTTCCTTGGCACCCTCGAGCACCCATTCGAGCCCCTCGTCGGACAGCCCGCGAACGTCGCCACCCCCGCCCACCGAGCCGTGGTCGCCCGGAAACCAGACCTGCTGGTACGGTCGCGCCGGGTCATCAATCTTGAAGCCCTTATCCCGGTTCAGTTTGTCAACATTGTCCCAGAGTGTGACGTCAAACTTCTTGCG
This genomic stretch from Phenylobacterium sp. LH3H17 harbors:
- a CDS encoding phospholipase effector Tle1 domain-containing protein gives rise to the protein MATMANKRLVFCFDGTSNTLDRDYPTNVATTAAAVRNTSKTGPQIVYYDEGVGSTRKDALAGGAFGAGLYDKVIEAYKFLVFNHEPNDEIFIFGFSRGAYTARSFAGLIHHVGVVNSCFADKIKVATALYQSRGKDPADGLEVLNRFRAEFVTDCCASDEDRAWREGNLAAFDPAQTPVVRIRYVGVWDTVKTIGSGLFGDRDDDGAYDAAEFHDHRLHSSVESARHAVALDERRKKFDVTLWDNVDKLNRDKGFKIDDPARPYQQVWFPGDHGSVGGGGDVRGLSDEGLEWVLEGAKEADLELDTSTVSRIWGVKPDVLAPLENASNVGWTPAEIAMRLLPREDRKGPQGLHEVSRSAIIRSAAPGDLTPEKAPYRPKSLKSVAAGIGAIESFEPWEFQVRGSYGVPGEKVANIKAGTREFRRYVVAPGDQLAKIAKVLLGDPARRVEILALNRTTILDPDRLYVGQVINVPLA